A section of the Acropora muricata isolate sample 2 chromosome 4, ASM3666990v1, whole genome shotgun sequence genome encodes:
- the LOC136913568 gene encoding homeobox protein Nkx-2.5-like encodes MLHSPNVTAPFTVRNLLNLPEFNPASYKEAQVDCLTHMTSIHVMPNKSEENTNNGLPLHDNHHPNFLYNETARSMHLKNEVNYHANLNGSHAHILEPPCPPVSLESQQLNNKSESQDIRQELQHTQHTSPSATEMHHAVSNPSLATTEAPNKQKRIRRKPRVLFSQAQVYELERRFKQQKYLSAPERDHLASMLKLTSNQVKIWFQNKRYKCKKQALENKARTAGMESWYGLPPEPRRVAVPVLVRDGEPCLGREPYGLNMNMNMNMNFAPHYMNMYPPPQNNHLANRTW; translated from the exons ATGCTCCATTCGCCAAACGTTACAGCGCCCTTTACCGTCCGCAATCTTTTAAATTTGCCAGAGTTCAATCCGGCAAGTTATAAAGAAGCTCAAGTCGATTGCTTGACACACATGACTTCGATCCACGTAATGCCAAACAAGAGCGAGGAAAACACAAACAACGGGCTGCCACTACACGACAACCATCATCCCAACTTTCTTTATAACGAAACGGCGAGATCGATGCACTTAAAGAACGAAGTGAATTACCACGCGAATCTAAACGGATCGCACGCTCATATTCTTGAGCCCCCGTGCCCGCCAG TGTCATTGGAATCACAACAGCTAAACAACAAGTCGGAAAGTCAAGATATCCGACAAGAACTTCAACATACACAACACACTTCGCCAAGCGCCACCGAGATGCATCATGCAGTCTCAAATCCGAGCCTAGCTACAACCGAAGCACCCAACAAACAGAAACGAATACGACGGAAGCCACGCGTCCTGTTCTCCCAAGCACAAGTCTATGAATTGGAGAGGCGATTCAAGCAACAGAAGTACCTCTCGGCCCCAGAGAGGGATCACCTCGCAAGCATGCTTAAATTGACATCCAACCAGGTTAAGATCTGGTTCCAGAACAAACGATACAAGTGCAAGAAGCAAGCACTAGAAAACAAAGCGCGTACAGCCGGTATGGAGTCTTGGTATGGACTCCCACCTGAACCGCGCAGAGTAGCTGTACCCGTACTCGTCAGGGACGGAGAACCTTGCCTAGGAAGAGAGCCTTACGGCTTAAATATGAACATGAATATGAACATGAACTTCGCACCACATTACATGAACATGTACCCACCACCGCAGAACAACCATCTAGCAAACAGAACATGGTAA